A window of Hevea brasiliensis isolate MT/VB/25A 57/8 chromosome 14, ASM3005281v1, whole genome shotgun sequence contains these coding sequences:
- the LOC131172746 gene encoding TMV resistance protein N-like has protein sequence MGIWGMGGTGKTTIAQEVFRRNKNKFDGHCFVENVRETMTKQSSKSVRDKIICQLLRDKNLHIDTSDLDVFTRRRLQSIKIFIAFDDVDDFNHLKNLAGERDLYCEGSRIIVTSRYRQVLEYVCSKDGIYEVENLIHSQGLELFSLHAFKQNLPKERYMELSEKAITYAGFNPLALKVLGSHLFNMGIEEWKSELKKLKGESLEKIQDVLKTSNDELGKIEKKIFLDVACFFKGQNKDEVERTLEVFGFYPKSGIPRLINKSLITVSSLNEIHMHDLLEQMGKDIVIKECKQPGERSRLWNYEDISHILTTEMFEAKCHGLYEDVQS, from the exons ATGGGGATTTGGGGGATGGGAGGCACTGGTAAAACAACTATTGCACAAGAAGTATTTCGCCGAAACAAGAATAAATTTGATGGTCATTGCTTTGTGGAAAATGTTAGGGAAACAATGACAAAGCAATCATCAAAATCAGTACGAGACAAAATCATTTGTCAATTATTAAGGGACAAAAATTTACATATAGACACATCGGATTTGGATGTTTTTACTAGGAGAAGGCTCCAGAGTATTAAAATATTCATTGCTTTTGATGATGTAGATGATTTTAACCATTTAAAAAATTTAGCAGGAGAGCGTGATTTGTATTGTGAGGGAAGTAGAATCATTGTAACTAGTAGATATCGGCAAGTACTTGAATATGTTTGTTCAAAGGATGGCATATATGAGGTTGAGAATTTAATTCATTCTCAAGGTTTGGAACTCTTTAGCTTGCATGCCTTCAAGCAAAATCTTCCCAAGGAAAGATATATGGAGCTATCAGAGAAGGCAATAACCTATGCTGGATTCAATCCATTAGCTCTTAAAGTTTTGGGATCTCATTTATTTAATATGGGGATAgaagaatggaaaagtgaattgaAAAAATTAAAAGGCGAATCTCTTGAGAAAATTCAAGATGTTTTGAAAACAAGTAATGATGAGCTTGGAAAGATTGAAAAGAAAATATTTCTTGATGTTGCATGTTTCTTCAAAGGGCAAAATAAAGATGAGGTTGAGAGAACATTAGAAGTATTTGGTTTCTATCCAAAAAGTGGAATACCTCGCCTAATTAATAAATCTCTCATAACTGTTTCGTCACTCAATGAGATTCATATGCATGACTTGCTGGAGCAAATGGGTAAGGATATTGTTATTAAGGAATGCAAACAGCCTGGAGAACGTAGCAGGTTGTGGAATTATGAAGATATTAGTCACATATTGACAACAGAAATG TTTGAAGCTAAGTGCCATGGCCTTTATGAAGATGTGCAATCTTAG
- the LOC131172747 gene encoding uncharacterized protein LOC131172747: MEGESSFSVVAPPVFDGEDYQVWAVRMEAFLDACDLWEAVEEDYEVPPLPGNPTMAQIKTHKEKKTKKSKAKNCLFAAVSPTIFSKIMSLGSAKAIWDFLKNEYKGDERIRGMKVLNLVREFEMQHMKESETVKVYVERLSGIANKVRILGAELTDNRIVQKILVSLPERYEATIASLENTKDLSKISLAELVSALQAQEQRRMMRQEGTTEGALQAK; encoded by the coding sequence ATGGAAGGTGAGAGTTCTTTTTCAGTAGTGGCTCCACCAGTGTTTGATGGAGAAGACTACCAAGTGTGGGCAGTGAGAATGGAAGCTTTTTTGGATGCGTGTGATTTGTGGGAAGCTGTAGAGGAAGATTATGAGGTACCTCCTTTACCAGGAAATCCAACAATGGCTCAGATCAAAACACACAAGGAGAAAAAGACCAAAAAATCCAAAGCAAAGAATTGTCTCTTTGCTGCAGTTTCTCCTACCATCTTCAGCAAGATCATGTCGCTTGGCTCAGCTAAAGCTATCTGGGATTTTCTCAAGAATGAGTATAAAGGAGATGAAAGAATTAGAGGAATGAAGGTGCTGAATCTGGTTAGAGAATTTGAAATGCAGCATATGAAGGAATCAGAAACCGTCAAGGTGTATGTAGAAAGGCTATCTGGCATTGCAAATAAGGTAAGGATACTTGGAGCTGAACTTACTGACAATAGAATTGTTCAAAAAATACTTGTATCCTTGCCTGAAAGATATGAGGCAACCATTGCTTCTTTGGAAAACACTAAAGATCTGTCAAAGATCAGTTTGGCAGAATTAGTAAGTGCACTGCAGGCACAGGAACAAAGAAGAATGATGAGGCAAGAAGGAACTACTGAGGGAGCCTTGCAAGCCAAATGA